In a single window of the Bactrocera dorsalis isolate Fly_Bdor chromosome 2, ASM2337382v1, whole genome shotgun sequence genome:
- the LOC105230927 gene encoding probable serine/threonine-protein kinase MARK-A isoform X1: MVERILEEEECNSCTPSASTVASGSNAKTDNNGKATNSAGSGSDSGVGGGGTFSTDTDNSSQSGGHNEITRYSSEDVSGNESSEAPKMTEIERQAELNRHKEEMQKKRRKKKRTSSSLHSSTFQELYKLTGEILGEGAYASVQTCVNIYTDLEYAVKVIDKIPGHARARVFREVETFHHCQGHPGILQLIEFFEDDEKFYLVFEKINGGPLLRRIQEQICFSEHEAAQIIKEIASGLDFLHKKGIAHRDLKPENILCVDPDKLCPIKICDFDLGSGIKFTTDVSSPSATPQLLTPVGSAEFMAPEVVDLFVGEANYYDKRCDLWSLGVIAYILLCGYPPFSGNCEEDCGWNRGENCRTCQELLFESIQEGRFSFPEAEWEDVSEEAKDLIRGLLVKEAPKRLSAEAVLNHPWIKYSEEESPNDIKKMENRRKALRTPGNIRRNQSAREISRFAESAMAVKRVILQHFSMRYDYMKERPNIYQPSQMQLDAQNGGTGADSNNSPPIFIKPPPPRSRSMNNTLSVSNNRSIYGGRNSNLYATRNSSRFGNSINGGKASSIYQSGAPSFKTLNVHEEDDDDEEALEAFGRLDEDEEWAHVGEHQTGYFSAANEEDLKADVEARRRQMGNNAADESDYEDYPHLWRDMDNEDEECDLGVEVGETSTNRPYEQDGECSDNNTPHDYDDYTKRPKYYLDDNNEDREIELKVDEDLENKNRYRHGDYGDNAITSDAEDSSCVRGDDKRSKTTLLQGAMQIKEGERSAGAETALELSFNRLPNNESKVNDENVENVEWKRRGVEQERMFEVNDYVNVDHNKVKVNDELEEKVADEANNSFAKAEIDEHVFTLEEKENIEKQNKQQQIDFANETKMNFNENSETNFKTYYNIQDNNIEANKKNADNKNANNCMVNRSSSSNNNSSDATGNKADELLLDAGQNQLPISDINDIKITNSNTTTIAVNATKTTHTTNDNNNSNVSIIETEAKTNIANKNIIDADNVTTTTKENAKLLASISDLKETLPELNETANIVVATPLNGVATENAAFNEKRGKSAPPAGNTIDEENGEKVDDGLATSKNAVTTMRTTFGNQQQQQTQKQLKQQQKQPPKQNQKQQQLQQQHQYQQQQQPQNQKQQTLIKSKRSPRANKPQRNVCFALGNTGGRHVGGVDDDYDAYQNNNYDAELEDDADEDDVTYGRPRSHSNNINAPGYARRQQQYNNNHRRYSQPTSGGNKQQQQQQHSSGQKAENWRNRGGILINGNNAGNGNGDTSNNSSGLSATVAANNYRNKYRSQGGNNSPGWNVGGGAQRNGGHYYNARSGGGSYSHVGVSGASPPSDDSGSGSAGAIHNWRNDCIYTGARNCGMQQRRSYQHPTQPRYSPPTHDGNGGSIMRAQYNRNNQQQPRIGSGRFTHSPTGSMYVPQSRGSAVSGIYNSGNGFGLGGGGVGSGSPPSPGELGIGLSPPSESLLMQRRMHVVAGAGQHHRNNDFGVGDFCQSATANG, translated from the exons ATGGTGGAACGCATATTAGAGGAAGAGGAGTGCAACAGCTGCACACCGTCTGCATCTACTGTTGCCAGTGGTTCCAATGCAAAAACGGACAACAATGGCAAAGCTACTAATTCTGCTGGCAGCGGCAGCGATAGTGGTGTAGGCGGAGGTGGCACTTTCTCTACGGACACCGATAACAGCAGTCAATCAG GCGGCCATAATGAAATCACACGCTATAGCAGCGAAGATGTTTCGGGCAACGAGTCCAGCGAGGCGCCGAAAATGACGGAAATCGAACGTCAGGCGGAACTCAATCGCCACAAGGAGGAAATGCAAAAGAAGCGGCGCAAGAAGAAACGCACCAGTTCCTCTTTGCATTCGTCAACATTTCAAG AATTGTATAAGCTGACGGGCGAAATCCTTGGCGAAGGCGCTTACGCCTCTGTACAAACATGCGTAAATATCTACACCGATTTGGAGTATGCCGTAAAGGTTATCGATAAAATACCGGGACATGCGCGTGCGCGTGTTTTTCGCGAAGTGGAGACATTCCATCATTGTCAGGGACATCCGGGCATTTTACAATTAATTGAATTCTTCGAAGATGATGAAaagttttatttggtttttgaaaag ATTAATGGCGGCCCCCTTTTGCGACGCATTCAGGAGCAGATTTGTTTCTCAGAACACGAGGCAGCGCAGATTATCAAGGAAATTGCATCCGGTTTGGATTTTCTGCACAAGAAAGGCATTGCGCATCGTGATCTGAAGccggaaaatattttatgtgtcGATCCGGACAAATTATGCCCGATTAAGATATGCGATTTCGATTTGGGATCGGGCATTAAATTCACCACAGACGTCTCATCGCCATCGGCAACCCCACAACTTCTAACACCA GTCGGCAGCGCAGAATTTATGGCGCCCGAAGTTGTTGATCTATTCGTTGGCGAGGCAAATTACTATGATAAGCGTTGTGACCTGTGGTCACTAGGTGTTATCGCATATATTCTATTGTGTGGCTATCCACCATTTTCGGGCAATTGTGAAGAGGATTGCGGCTGGAATCGCGGCGAGAATTGTCGCACCTGTCAGGAGTTGCTCTTCGAGTCCATACAAGAAG GACGATTTTCTTTTCCCGAGGCTGAATGGGAGGATGTAAGCGAGGAGGCCAAAGATTTAATACGTGGTCTACTTGTCAAGGAAGCGCCAAAGCGTCTAAGTGCCGAAGCAGTACTAAACCATCCGTGGATCAAGTATTCGGAGGAAGAGTCTCCGAATGATATTAAGAAAATGGAGAATCGGCGAAAGGCGCTGCGCACACCTGGCAATATAAGGCG CAATCAATCAGCGCGCGAGATATCCCGATTCGCCGAGTCGGCAATGGCTGTGAAACGCGTGATACTACAACACTTTTCCATGCGTTACGACTACATGAAAGAGCGCCCGAACATCTATCAGCCGTCGCAAATGCAACTGGACGCCCAGAATGGCGGCACCGGCGCGGACAGCAACAACAGTCCGCCGATATTTATAAAGCCACCACCGCCACGTAGTCGCTCGATGAATAATACGCTGAGCGTCAGCAATAATCGTTCCATCTATGGCGGTCGCAATAGCAATCTGTATGCCACACGCAATTCGAGTCGTTTCGGCAACAGCATTAATGGCGGCAAAGCGTCGAGCATCTACCAATCGGGTGCACCATCGTTCAAAACACTGAACGTACATGAAGAGGACGACGACGATGAGGAGGCGCTGGAAGCATTTGGACGGCTCGATGAAGATGAAGAGTGGGCACATGTAGGAGAGCATCAGACCGGATACTTTTCCGCCGCCAATGAAGAAGATTTAAAAGCGGACGTGGAGGCCAGACGTAGGCAAATGGGGAATAATGCTGCAGATGAGAGTGACTACGAGGATTATCCACATCTTTGGCGTGACATGGATAATGAGGATGAGGAGTGTGACTTAGGTGTTGAGGTGGGAGAAACCAGCACAAATAGGCCATATGAACAGGATGGCGAGTGCAGTGATAATAATACGCCCCATGACTATGACGATTACACCAAACGTCCAAAATACTATCTAGATGATAATAACGAAGATAGAGAGATAGAGCTCAAAGTGGACGAAGATTTGGAGAACAAAAATCGTTATCGTCATGGTGATTACGGTGATAATGCTATTACTAGTGATGCGGAGGATAGTTCCTGTGTTAGGGGTGATGACAAACGCAGTAAGACAACATTACTACAGGGTGCCATGCAAATTAAGGAGGGAGAGAGATCAGCCGGAGCTGAAACTGCTCTCGAGTTAAGTTTTAATAGATTACCTAATAATGAGAGTAAGGTTAATGATGAGAACGTGGAGAACGTAGAGTGGAAGAGGAGGGGCGTTGAACAGGAGCGAAtgtttgaagttaatgattatGTTAATGTTGATCATAATAAGGTTAAGGTTAATGATGAACTTGAAGAAAAAGTTGCAGATGAGGCAAATAATTCGTTTGCAAAAGCAGAAATTGATGAACATGTTTTCACATTAGAGGAGAAAGAAAACATcgaaaagcaaaataaacaaCAGCAAATAGATTTTGCTAACGAAACgaaaatgaatttcaatgaaaattcagaaacaaatttcaaaacttattaTAACATCCAAGATAATAATATTGAAGCTAATAAGAAGAATGCTGATAATAAAAATGCTAATAACTGTATGGTTAAtcgtagcagcagcagcaacaacaacagcagcgacgCAACCGGCAACAAAGCGGATGAATTGTTGCTGGACGCTGGACAAAACCAACTTCCAATAAGTGAtattaatgatataaaaatcACCAattcaaatacaacaacaattgcagttAATGCAACCAAAACAACTCACACcaccaacgacaacaacaatagtaatgTTTCGATTATAGAAACAGAAGCCAAAACAAATattgcaaacaaaaacataatcGATGCAGAtaatgttacaacaacaacaaaagaaaatgcTAAATTATTGGCTAGTATTAGTGATTTGAAGGAAACGCTACCTGAACTTAATGAGACTGCAAACATTGTTGTCGCCACGCCATTAAACGGAGTCGCCACTGAAAATGcagcattcaatgaaaaaagAGGCAAATCTGCACCGCCCGCCGGCAACACAATCGATGAGGAGAACGGAGAAAAAGTTGACGATGGGCTGGCGACTTCTAAGAACGCGGTGACAACAATGCGAACGACTTTTggcaatcaacaacaacaacaaacacaaaaacagcTCAAACAGCAGCAGAAGCAGCCgccaaagcaaaatcaaaagcagcagcagctacaacaacaacaccaatatcagcaacaacaacaaccacaaaatcaaaaacaacaaactttGATAAAATCAAAGCGTTCGCCGCGCGCGAACAAACCACAGCGTAATGTCTGCTTTGCGCTGGGCAACACCGGCGGTCGCCATGTTGGCGGCGTTGATGACGATTACGATGCATATCAGAACAACAATTATGACGCCGAGCTGGAGGATGATGCCGACGAGGACGATGTCACTTACGGCAGACCACGTTcgcacagcaacaacatcaatgCACCTGGTTATGCACGTCGTCagcaacaatacaacaacaatcatCGCCGCTACTCACAACCAACATCCGGCGGcaacaagcaacaacagcagcaacaacattcgTCCGGACAAAAAGCCGAAAATTGGCGCAACCGCGGCGGTATTCTAATAAATGGCAACAATGCCGGCAACGGCAACGGAGACACATCGAACAACAGCTCCGGTTTAAGTGCCACGGTAGCAGCAAATAATTACCGCAATAAGTATCGCTCACAAGGTGGCAACAATTCGCCTGGCTGGAATGTGGGTGGCGGCGCTCAACGCAATGGCGGCCACTACTACAACGCACGCTCCGGCGGTGGCAGTTACAGTCACGTCGGCGTAAGTGGCGCCTCGCCACCATCCGATGACAGTGGCAGCGGTTCGGCAGGTGCCATACACAACTGGCGTAATGATTGCATCTACACGGGCGCACGTaattgtggcatgcaacaacgACGCAGCTACCAGCATCCCACACAGCCGCGCTATTCGCCACCCACACACGATGGCAACGGCGGCAGCATTATGCGCGCACAATACAACCGAAACAATCAACAACAGCCGCGCATCGGCTCAGGACGTTTCACGCATTCACCAACCGGCAGTATGTATGTGCCGCAGTCGCGCGGCAGTGCCGTCAGCGGCATATACAATAGCGGCAACGGTTTTGGTTTGGGAGGTGGCGGCGTCGGCAGTGGTTCACCACCATCACCCGGTGAGCTGGGCATTGGACTCTCACCGCCGAGCGAGAGTTTGTTAATGCAGCGACGTATGCATGTAGTAGCAGGCGCTGGGCAGCATCATCGCAATAATGACTTCGGTGTGGGCGATTTCTGCCAATCGGCAACAGCTAACGGTTAA
- the LOC105230927 gene encoding probable serine/threonine-protein kinase MARK-A isoform X2, which yields MTGGHNEITRYSSEDVSGNESSEAPKMTEIERQAELNRHKEEMQKKRRKKKRTSSSLHSSTFQELYKLTGEILGEGAYASVQTCVNIYTDLEYAVKVIDKIPGHARARVFREVETFHHCQGHPGILQLIEFFEDDEKFYLVFEKINGGPLLRRIQEQICFSEHEAAQIIKEIASGLDFLHKKGIAHRDLKPENILCVDPDKLCPIKICDFDLGSGIKFTTDVSSPSATPQLLTPVGSAEFMAPEVVDLFVGEANYYDKRCDLWSLGVIAYILLCGYPPFSGNCEEDCGWNRGENCRTCQELLFESIQEGRFSFPEAEWEDVSEEAKDLIRGLLVKEAPKRLSAEAVLNHPWIKYSEEESPNDIKKMENRRKALRTPGNIRRNQSAREISRFAESAMAVKRVILQHFSMRYDYMKERPNIYQPSQMQLDAQNGGTGADSNNSPPIFIKPPPPRSRSMNNTLSVSNNRSIYGGRNSNLYATRNSSRFGNSINGGKASSIYQSGAPSFKTLNVHEEDDDDEEALEAFGRLDEDEEWAHVGEHQTGYFSAANEEDLKADVEARRRQMGNNAADESDYEDYPHLWRDMDNEDEECDLGVEVGETSTNRPYEQDGECSDNNTPHDYDDYTKRPKYYLDDNNEDREIELKVDEDLENKNRYRHGDYGDNAITSDAEDSSCVRGDDKRSKTTLLQGAMQIKEGERSAGAETALELSFNRLPNNESKVNDENVENVEWKRRGVEQERMFEVNDYVNVDHNKVKVNDELEEKVADEANNSFAKAEIDEHVFTLEEKENIEKQNKQQQIDFANETKMNFNENSETNFKTYYNIQDNNIEANKKNADNKNANNCMVNRSSSSNNNSSDATGNKADELLLDAGQNQLPISDINDIKITNSNTTTIAVNATKTTHTTNDNNNSNVSIIETEAKTNIANKNIIDADNVTTTTKENAKLLASISDLKETLPELNETANIVVATPLNGVATENAAFNEKRGKSAPPAGNTIDEENGEKVDDGLATSKNAVTTMRTTFGNQQQQQTQKQLKQQQKQPPKQNQKQQQLQQQHQYQQQQQPQNQKQQTLIKSKRSPRANKPQRNVCFALGNTGGRHVGGVDDDYDAYQNNNYDAELEDDADEDDVTYGRPRSHSNNINAPGYARRQQQYNNNHRRYSQPTSGGNKQQQQQQHSSGQKAENWRNRGGILINGNNAGNGNGDTSNNSSGLSATVAANNYRNKYRSQGGNNSPGWNVGGGAQRNGGHYYNARSGGGSYSHVGVSGASPPSDDSGSGSAGAIHNWRNDCIYTGARNCGMQQRRSYQHPTQPRYSPPTHDGNGGSIMRAQYNRNNQQQPRIGSGRFTHSPTGSMYVPQSRGSAVSGIYNSGNGFGLGGGGVGSGSPPSPGELGIGLSPPSESLLMQRRMHVVAGAGQHHRNNDFGVGDFCQSATANG from the exons atgacag GCGGCCATAATGAAATCACACGCTATAGCAGCGAAGATGTTTCGGGCAACGAGTCCAGCGAGGCGCCGAAAATGACGGAAATCGAACGTCAGGCGGAACTCAATCGCCACAAGGAGGAAATGCAAAAGAAGCGGCGCAAGAAGAAACGCACCAGTTCCTCTTTGCATTCGTCAACATTTCAAG AATTGTATAAGCTGACGGGCGAAATCCTTGGCGAAGGCGCTTACGCCTCTGTACAAACATGCGTAAATATCTACACCGATTTGGAGTATGCCGTAAAGGTTATCGATAAAATACCGGGACATGCGCGTGCGCGTGTTTTTCGCGAAGTGGAGACATTCCATCATTGTCAGGGACATCCGGGCATTTTACAATTAATTGAATTCTTCGAAGATGATGAAaagttttatttggtttttgaaaag ATTAATGGCGGCCCCCTTTTGCGACGCATTCAGGAGCAGATTTGTTTCTCAGAACACGAGGCAGCGCAGATTATCAAGGAAATTGCATCCGGTTTGGATTTTCTGCACAAGAAAGGCATTGCGCATCGTGATCTGAAGccggaaaatattttatgtgtcGATCCGGACAAATTATGCCCGATTAAGATATGCGATTTCGATTTGGGATCGGGCATTAAATTCACCACAGACGTCTCATCGCCATCGGCAACCCCACAACTTCTAACACCA GTCGGCAGCGCAGAATTTATGGCGCCCGAAGTTGTTGATCTATTCGTTGGCGAGGCAAATTACTATGATAAGCGTTGTGACCTGTGGTCACTAGGTGTTATCGCATATATTCTATTGTGTGGCTATCCACCATTTTCGGGCAATTGTGAAGAGGATTGCGGCTGGAATCGCGGCGAGAATTGTCGCACCTGTCAGGAGTTGCTCTTCGAGTCCATACAAGAAG GACGATTTTCTTTTCCCGAGGCTGAATGGGAGGATGTAAGCGAGGAGGCCAAAGATTTAATACGTGGTCTACTTGTCAAGGAAGCGCCAAAGCGTCTAAGTGCCGAAGCAGTACTAAACCATCCGTGGATCAAGTATTCGGAGGAAGAGTCTCCGAATGATATTAAGAAAATGGAGAATCGGCGAAAGGCGCTGCGCACACCTGGCAATATAAGGCG CAATCAATCAGCGCGCGAGATATCCCGATTCGCCGAGTCGGCAATGGCTGTGAAACGCGTGATACTACAACACTTTTCCATGCGTTACGACTACATGAAAGAGCGCCCGAACATCTATCAGCCGTCGCAAATGCAACTGGACGCCCAGAATGGCGGCACCGGCGCGGACAGCAACAACAGTCCGCCGATATTTATAAAGCCACCACCGCCACGTAGTCGCTCGATGAATAATACGCTGAGCGTCAGCAATAATCGTTCCATCTATGGCGGTCGCAATAGCAATCTGTATGCCACACGCAATTCGAGTCGTTTCGGCAACAGCATTAATGGCGGCAAAGCGTCGAGCATCTACCAATCGGGTGCACCATCGTTCAAAACACTGAACGTACATGAAGAGGACGACGACGATGAGGAGGCGCTGGAAGCATTTGGACGGCTCGATGAAGATGAAGAGTGGGCACATGTAGGAGAGCATCAGACCGGATACTTTTCCGCCGCCAATGAAGAAGATTTAAAAGCGGACGTGGAGGCCAGACGTAGGCAAATGGGGAATAATGCTGCAGATGAGAGTGACTACGAGGATTATCCACATCTTTGGCGTGACATGGATAATGAGGATGAGGAGTGTGACTTAGGTGTTGAGGTGGGAGAAACCAGCACAAATAGGCCATATGAACAGGATGGCGAGTGCAGTGATAATAATACGCCCCATGACTATGACGATTACACCAAACGTCCAAAATACTATCTAGATGATAATAACGAAGATAGAGAGATAGAGCTCAAAGTGGACGAAGATTTGGAGAACAAAAATCGTTATCGTCATGGTGATTACGGTGATAATGCTATTACTAGTGATGCGGAGGATAGTTCCTGTGTTAGGGGTGATGACAAACGCAGTAAGACAACATTACTACAGGGTGCCATGCAAATTAAGGAGGGAGAGAGATCAGCCGGAGCTGAAACTGCTCTCGAGTTAAGTTTTAATAGATTACCTAATAATGAGAGTAAGGTTAATGATGAGAACGTGGAGAACGTAGAGTGGAAGAGGAGGGGCGTTGAACAGGAGCGAAtgtttgaagttaatgattatGTTAATGTTGATCATAATAAGGTTAAGGTTAATGATGAACTTGAAGAAAAAGTTGCAGATGAGGCAAATAATTCGTTTGCAAAAGCAGAAATTGATGAACATGTTTTCACATTAGAGGAGAAAGAAAACATcgaaaagcaaaataaacaaCAGCAAATAGATTTTGCTAACGAAACgaaaatgaatttcaatgaaaattcagaaacaaatttcaaaacttattaTAACATCCAAGATAATAATATTGAAGCTAATAAGAAGAATGCTGATAATAAAAATGCTAATAACTGTATGGTTAAtcgtagcagcagcagcaacaacaacagcagcgacgCAACCGGCAACAAAGCGGATGAATTGTTGCTGGACGCTGGACAAAACCAACTTCCAATAAGTGAtattaatgatataaaaatcACCAattcaaatacaacaacaattgcagttAATGCAACCAAAACAACTCACACcaccaacgacaacaacaatagtaatgTTTCGATTATAGAAACAGAAGCCAAAACAAATattgcaaacaaaaacataatcGATGCAGAtaatgttacaacaacaacaaaagaaaatgcTAAATTATTGGCTAGTATTAGTGATTTGAAGGAAACGCTACCTGAACTTAATGAGACTGCAAACATTGTTGTCGCCACGCCATTAAACGGAGTCGCCACTGAAAATGcagcattcaatgaaaaaagAGGCAAATCTGCACCGCCCGCCGGCAACACAATCGATGAGGAGAACGGAGAAAAAGTTGACGATGGGCTGGCGACTTCTAAGAACGCGGTGACAACAATGCGAACGACTTTTggcaatcaacaacaacaacaaacacaaaaacagcTCAAACAGCAGCAGAAGCAGCCgccaaagcaaaatcaaaagcagcagcagctacaacaacaacaccaatatcagcaacaacaacaaccacaaaatcaaaaacaacaaactttGATAAAATCAAAGCGTTCGCCGCGCGCGAACAAACCACAGCGTAATGTCTGCTTTGCGCTGGGCAACACCGGCGGTCGCCATGTTGGCGGCGTTGATGACGATTACGATGCATATCAGAACAACAATTATGACGCCGAGCTGGAGGATGATGCCGACGAGGACGATGTCACTTACGGCAGACCACGTTcgcacagcaacaacatcaatgCACCTGGTTATGCACGTCGTCagcaacaatacaacaacaatcatCGCCGCTACTCACAACCAACATCCGGCGGcaacaagcaacaacagcagcaacaacattcgTCCGGACAAAAAGCCGAAAATTGGCGCAACCGCGGCGGTATTCTAATAAATGGCAACAATGCCGGCAACGGCAACGGAGACACATCGAACAACAGCTCCGGTTTAAGTGCCACGGTAGCAGCAAATAATTACCGCAATAAGTATCGCTCACAAGGTGGCAACAATTCGCCTGGCTGGAATGTGGGTGGCGGCGCTCAACGCAATGGCGGCCACTACTACAACGCACGCTCCGGCGGTGGCAGTTACAGTCACGTCGGCGTAAGTGGCGCCTCGCCACCATCCGATGACAGTGGCAGCGGTTCGGCAGGTGCCATACACAACTGGCGTAATGATTGCATCTACACGGGCGCACGTaattgtggcatgcaacaacgACGCAGCTACCAGCATCCCACACAGCCGCGCTATTCGCCACCCACACACGATGGCAACGGCGGCAGCATTATGCGCGCACAATACAACCGAAACAATCAACAACAGCCGCGCATCGGCTCAGGACGTTTCACGCATTCACCAACCGGCAGTATGTATGTGCCGCAGTCGCGCGGCAGTGCCGTCAGCGGCATATACAATAGCGGCAACGGTTTTGGTTTGGGAGGTGGCGGCGTCGGCAGTGGTTCACCACCATCACCCGGTGAGCTGGGCATTGGACTCTCACCGCCGAGCGAGAGTTTGTTAATGCAGCGACGTATGCATGTAGTAGCAGGCGCTGGGCAGCATCATCGCAATAATGACTTCGGTGTGGGCGATTTCTGCCAATCGGCAACAGCTAACGGTTAA